A genomic window from Burkholderiales bacterium includes:
- a CDS encoding Smr/MutS family protein gives MRKRPPLIPATREAPSPAEDSDLFRESVGDVRPLGSTARVLHARRPPKPIPQQRLRDEREALADSLSDHIPLDALLETGEALAYVRDGISRQVLRALRRGHWVIQDELDLHGLTVAAARPLLGEFLNACTRRDARCVRIIHGKGLRSKNREPVLKQKVANWLMQRNEILAFCQARGVDGGSGAVVVLLKAAGKPAVDRRSRSDAAK, from the coding sequence ATGCGCAAGCGTCCTCCATTAATTCCCGCAACGCGCGAAGCGCCCTCCCCCGCCGAGGACAGCGATCTGTTCCGTGAGTCGGTCGGCGACGTTCGGCCGCTGGGCAGTACGGCCCGGGTGTTGCACGCGCGCCGCCCGCCCAAGCCGATTCCACAGCAGCGCCTGCGCGATGAGCGCGAAGCGCTGGCCGATAGCCTCAGCGATCATATTCCGCTGGACGCGCTGCTCGAAACCGGGGAAGCGCTCGCCTATGTGCGAGACGGCATCTCGCGGCAGGTACTGCGCGCGCTACGGCGCGGTCATTGGGTGATCCAGGATGAACTCGATCTGCACGGTCTGACGGTTGCCGCCGCGCGTCCCTTGCTCGGCGAATTTCTGAACGCGTGCACACGCCGCGATGCGCGTTGCGTGCGCATCATCCACGGCAAGGGCTTGCGCTCGAAAAACCGGGAGCCGGTACTCAAGCAGAAAGTTGCAAACTGGCTGATGCAGCGAAACGAGATACTCGCCTTCTGTCAGGCGCGCGGAGTCGACGGTGGAAGCGGTGCGGTGGTGGTGTTGCTGAAAGCAGCCGGCAAGCCAGCCGTGGATCGTCGTTCAAGAAGCGATGCCGCGAAGTAA